From one Esox lucius isolate fEsoLuc1 chromosome 11, fEsoLuc1.pri, whole genome shotgun sequence genomic stretch:
- the LOC105012850 gene encoding peripheral myelin protein 22 isoform X2, giving the protein MKSKAWTVSSSITTDLWYNCLTSGGGYHCKVASNEDWIQAVQALMVLSVLFCLLSLVFFLCQLFTLVKGGRFFFTAIFQILASLFVMCGAIIYTVMSPDRAVGVEFGYAYILAWVAFPLCLVSGLIYIILRKRE; this is encoded by the exons ATGAAAAGCAAA GCCTGGACTGTAAGCAGCTCAATTACAACTGATCTGTGGTACAACTGCCTCACTTCCGGCGGTGGATACCACTGCAAAGTCGCCAGCAATGAAG ACTGGATCCAGGCAGTACAGGCCCTCATGGTCCTCTCTGTGCTGttctgcctcctctctctcgtCTTCTTCCTGTGCCAGCTCTTCACCCTAGTCAAGGGAGGCAGATTCTTCTTTACGGCTATCTTCCAGATCCTTGCCA GTCTTTTTGTGATGTGTGGAGCCATAATCTACACCGTGATGAGCCCTGATAGGGCGGTGGGCGTGGAGTTTGGCTATGCTTACATTCTAGCCTGGGTGGCCTTCCCTCTGTGTCTGGTCAGCGGACTCATCTACATCATactgaggaagagagaatga
- the LOC105012850 gene encoding peripheral myelin protein 22 isoform X1 gives MLLILLGVLILHLVILVLLLISTSVNAWTVSSSITTDLWYNCLTSGGGYHCKVASNEDWIQAVQALMVLSVLFCLLSLVFFLCQLFTLVKGGRFFFTAIFQILASLFVMCGAIIYTVMSPDRAVGVEFGYAYILAWVAFPLCLVSGLIYIILRKRE, from the exons ATGCTGCTGATCCTGCTTGGAGTGCTCATTTTGCACCTCGTCATCCTCGTCCTACTGTTAATATCCACAAGTGTAAAT GCCTGGACTGTAAGCAGCTCAATTACAACTGATCTGTGGTACAACTGCCTCACTTCCGGCGGTGGATACCACTGCAAAGTCGCCAGCAATGAAG ACTGGATCCAGGCAGTACAGGCCCTCATGGTCCTCTCTGTGCTGttctgcctcctctctctcgtCTTCTTCCTGTGCCAGCTCTTCACCCTAGTCAAGGGAGGCAGATTCTTCTTTACGGCTATCTTCCAGATCCTTGCCA GTCTTTTTGTGATGTGTGGAGCCATAATCTACACCGTGATGAGCCCTGATAGGGCGGTGGGCGTGGAGTTTGGCTATGCTTACATTCTAGCCTGGGTGGCCTTCCCTCTGTGTCTGGTCAGCGGACTCATCTACATCATactgaggaagagagaatga